A single region of the Solwaraspora sp. WMMD791 genome encodes:
- a CDS encoding SRPBCC family protein, whose translation MTSTTRDETRIEADPNLPTIRIIRDFAAPRARVFRAWIDPDLATRWVGPASVQMTIEHWQGHTGGSYRYTHWRDGERLAGFYGSFHEVRPDERLVQTFTYDGVPDGVSLETATFEDLPDGGTRVTVLAVVENMIARDQMLASGMEHGIREGYATLDDLLAAD comes from the coding sequence ATGACCAGTACCACCCGCGACGAGACCCGCATCGAAGCCGACCCGAACCTGCCGACCATCCGGATCATCCGCGACTTCGCCGCCCCGCGGGCGCGGGTGTTCCGCGCCTGGATCGACCCCGACCTGGCGACCCGGTGGGTCGGACCGGCCAGCGTGCAGATGACCATCGAGCACTGGCAGGGGCACACCGGCGGAAGCTACCGCTACACCCACTGGCGCGACGGCGAGCGGCTCGCCGGCTTCTACGGCTCGTTCCACGAGGTCCGCCCGGACGAGCGCCTGGTGCAGACGTTCACCTACGACGGCGTACCGGACGGGGTCAGTCTGGAGACCGCCACCTTCGAGGACCTGCCCGACGGCGGCACCCGGGTGACCGTACTCGCGGTGGTGGAGAACATGATCGCCCGGGACCAGATGCTCGCCAGCGGCATGGAGCACGGCATCCGTGAGGGCTACGCCACACTCGACGACCTGCTCGCGGCCGACTGA
- a CDS encoding metalloregulator ArsR/SmtB family transcription factor, which produces MTDDQLSRVFAALADPTRRDIVARLADGDATVNDLAAPYDVSVQAVSKHIKVLQEAGLVSRARDAQRRPCHLEADVLDLTTRWIERYRRQAEQRFRRLDAVLADLDRAESGTNDRAELDRADRTAPAQRNRQGAA; this is translated from the coding sequence ATGACCGACGACCAGCTGTCCCGGGTGTTCGCCGCGTTGGCCGATCCCACCCGCCGCGACATCGTCGCCCGGCTGGCCGATGGCGACGCCACCGTCAACGACCTGGCCGCACCGTACGACGTCTCGGTGCAGGCGGTCTCCAAGCACATCAAGGTGCTCCAGGAGGCCGGGCTGGTCAGCCGGGCCCGGGACGCCCAACGGCGCCCGTGCCACCTGGAGGCCGACGTCCTCGACCTGACCACACGGTGGATCGAACGGTACCGCCGGCAGGCGGAGCAGCGGTTCCGCCGGCTCGACGCCGTACTGGCCGACCTGGACCGGGCCGAGTCAGGCACCAACGACCGGGCCGAGCTGGACCGGGCCGACCGCACCGCACCCGCGCAACGGAACCGACAAGGAGCTGCCTGA